The following coding sequences lie in one Yoonia sp. G8-12 genomic window:
- a CDS encoding RluA family pseudouridine synthase gives MSDDYDPPQDPLTILHDDHQVLLVDKPSGLLSVPGKGPHLADCLMARVQAAFPMALLVHRLDRDTSGVMIFALTPHAQRHLGLQFEKRQTKKTYVARVWGEMTEKTGTVDLPLIVDWPNRPKQMVNHETGKQAVTDWRVMRTKDNETRVKLMPRTGRSHQLRVHMLALGHPILGDPFYATGEARDYPRLMLHSETLQFRHPDGGQGMRITAKCPF, from the coding sequence GTGAGCGACGATTACGACCCACCCCAAGACCCTTTGACGATCCTGCATGACGACCATCAGGTTCTTTTAGTCGATAAACCCAGTGGCCTGCTGTCTGTGCCGGGCAAAGGACCGCACTTGGCGGATTGCCTGATGGCGCGCGTGCAGGCCGCGTTTCCCATGGCTTTGCTGGTGCACCGGCTTGATCGCGACACGTCGGGCGTGATGATCTTTGCCTTGACCCCGCACGCCCAACGCCACCTCGGGCTGCAGTTTGAAAAGCGGCAGACCAAGAAAACCTATGTCGCGCGGGTTTGGGGCGAGATGACGGAAAAGACGGGAACCGTTGATCTACCGCTGATCGTGGACTGGCCGAACCGCCCCAAGCAGATGGTGAACCATGAAACCGGCAAGCAGGCCGTCACCGATTGGCGCGTTATGCGCACCAAAGACAATGAGACAAGGGTCAAACTGATGCCGCGCACCGGCCGGTCACATCAGTTGCGGGTGCATATGCTGGCGCTGGGTCATCCAATCTTGGGCGATCCGTTTTATGCAACAGGTGAGGCGCGGGACTATCCGCGCCTTATGCTGCATTCCGAAACCTTGCAATTTCGCCACCCCGATGGCGGGCAAGGGATGCGTATCACTGCAAAGTGCCCGTTCTAG
- a CDS encoding VOC family protein translates to MLNQIKGLHHVTSLASDARENNAFFTNVLGLRRVKKTVNFDAPDVYHLYYGDEAGSPGTVMTYFPFPNAGRGGKGIGEVGRTAFSIPTGTSQAWLDRFATFEVNGVAQDTRFGEKRVLFDGPDGDQFALVESDDDRTPWTGNGVSEAMGIHGFHSADMRLKDAAVSGELLQFMGYEKLDSHENVTRFIVPGGNDANTIDIEELPNARHAAQGAGSVHHIAFAVENRARQLEVREALLDTGYQVTPVIDRDYFYAIYFRTPGGVLFEVATNEPGFDRDEDTAHLGEALKLPSQHEHLRARLEGLLQPLGD, encoded by the coding sequence ATGCTTAATCAGATTAAAGGCCTGCACCACGTCACATCGCTTGCCAGTGATGCGCGTGAAAATAATGCGTTCTTCACCAACGTGCTTGGCCTGCGCCGCGTCAAAAAGACAGTGAACTTTGACGCGCCAGACGTCTATCACCTGTATTACGGTGATGAGGCAGGGTCGCCCGGAACCGTTATGACCTATTTCCCCTTCCCCAATGCGGGGCGTGGCGGAAAGGGCATTGGCGAGGTTGGCCGCACAGCGTTCAGCATCCCGACAGGGACTTCGCAGGCTTGGCTTGACCGGTTTGCAACGTTTGAAGTCAATGGCGTTGCCCAAGATACCCGTTTTGGTGAAAAGCGTGTGCTGTTCGATGGTCCCGATGGCGACCAGTTTGCGCTGGTTGAAAGTGACGATGACCGCACGCCATGGACAGGCAATGGTGTTAGCGAGGCGATGGGTATCCATGGCTTCCACTCTGCTGACATGCGGCTGAAAGATGCAGCCGTCAGCGGTGAGCTGTTGCAATTCATGGGTTACGAGAAGCTGGACAGCCACGAAAACGTCACGCGCTTTATCGTCCCCGGTGGCAATGATGCCAACACGATAGATATCGAAGAACTGCCTAATGCGCGCCACGCGGCGCAGGGTGCGGGTTCGGTCCATCACATTGCTTTTGCTGTTGAAAACCGTGCGCGTCAGTTGGAAGTACGTGAGGCGCTGCTCGACACCGGATACCAAGTGACGCCTGTGATTGATCGTGACTACTTCTATGCGATCTATTTCCGCACCCCGGGCGGTGTGCTGTTTGAGGTCGCCACAAACGAACCAGGCTTTGACCGCGACGAAGACACCGCGCACTTGGGCGAAGCGCTCAAACTACCCAGCCAGCACGAGCATCTGCGTGCCCGTCTGGAAGGTTTGCTTCAGCCATTGGGCGACTAA
- a CDS encoding alpha/beta hydrolase yields the protein MSYIAQRTEGAAGQPLFLTFHGTGGNEDQFHGFAEQLIPGAHVTSPRGDVSENGALRYFRRTGEGVYDMDDLATRTAAMAGFIRSEKQNVSASDAIGLGYSNGANILAAVALAQPDLVDTLVLMHPLIPWAPQDQPGLKGRRILITAGERDPICPAPLTQAFVDYLVAQGADVTVHWHPGGHEIAQSEVDAIAQFVAG from the coding sequence ATGAGCTATATTGCACAACGCACTGAAGGGGCAGCGGGCCAACCGCTGTTCCTCACATTTCATGGTACAGGCGGGAATGAAGACCAGTTTCATGGTTTTGCGGAACAACTCATCCCGGGCGCCCATGTGACATCGCCGCGTGGCGATGTGTCGGAAAATGGCGCATTGCGGTATTTCCGGCGCACGGGCGAAGGTGTCTATGACATGGATGATCTGGCGACGCGCACCGCCGCGATGGCGGGTTTCATCCGGTCCGAGAAGCAGAACGTCAGCGCATCAGACGCCATTGGTCTGGGCTATTCCAACGGGGCCAACATTCTGGCTGCCGTCGCTTTGGCGCAGCCTGACCTGGTTGATACGCTGGTCCTGATGCACCCGTTGATCCCTTGGGCCCCTCAAGACCAACCGGGCCTCAAGGGCCGTCGGATTTTGATCACCGCAGGTGAGCGGGATCCGATTTGTCCCGCCCCACTAACGCAGGCCTTTGTTGATTATCTTGTAGCGCAGGGTGCTGATGTGACCGTTCACTGGCATCCCGGTGGGCATGAGATCGCGCAATCAGAGGTGGACGCAATTGCCCAGTTTGTTGCGGGCTAG